Below is a window of Myxococcaceae bacterium JPH2 DNA.
TTCTACACCGACATGACGCTGAGCGATGACTTCCCCTCGCTGCGGAGGCTCGTCTGGAAGCGCGGGGGACGGGAGGTCCACTCCTCTGTCCACGGTCATTCGCAGACCTCCTTGGCGGTCGGCTTCACCGCCGGCTCCGAGCGCGCGCTCGAGGCGCTGGAGGTCGAACTGGCCAGCGAGGACGTGGGGAGCTTCGCCACGGATGCGTCGGCGTCGGTCCTCTTCGGCGTGGTCCCCTTCTCGATCGCCACGGACCACAGCGAGGCCCTGCTCCCACGTGTCGAGTGGTTGAAGTCCCTGGCCGAGCGACATGACGCGCGCCTGGCGGCGGAGCTGGTGGAAGCGCCCGATGAGACGCTGCTGCCCCTGCGGCTCGCCATCCAGCGTCAGCCCGAGGGCCCCGAGCGCCTGTGGCTCAAGTTCCCCAGCGATGACTCGGCGACGCGCTTCGGGCGGAACCTGGGCGGCGACTTCCGCGTGGCCGGGCAGCACATCCTCATCGAGGCGCCGCATATCGGACCGCGGCTGGGACAGCTCGCCCTGAAACACGGCGGCACCGCGCGACTCCTCACGAGCCTTCACATCGAGATCGCGGCGTTCTTCTCGAACACGAAGCTCGAAGCCGCTGAGTTCACGTCGCGGTTGCGGCCCTACATGAAGCCCGAGGATCAACTCACGGTCACCTCGGTCCACGCCAAGCACGTGACCCTCGCGGTCAACACCCTGGAGCCCCTGCGCGTGCTGCCCGCGCTCATCGAGCTGGGGCCCCTGCTGGGTGAGAAGCCCTGGGTACGGCTGGGCGCGGCGAATCCCCTCGCGGAGAGCCTGCGGCGCATCCGGCGGGAGCTGCTGGCGAAGCACCGCTGAGCGGTGGCGTGTCGGATGCCTCGGCCCGAACACCCACCTTCTCGTTCCCATCTTCTGGGTTGACACCTTGGAGCGAAGGCGGGCATGCCAGGGCCGCCATGCCATCCTACGAGCAGCTGTTCGAGAACAACCGCCGCTGGGCCGCCGAGAAGACGAAGGGTGACCCCCAGTACTTCGAGCGCCTGTCCGCGGAGCACAATCCGGACTACCTCTACATCGGCTGCTCCGACAGCCGTGTCCCCGCCAACGAAATCATGGGCGTGGAGCCCGGCGAGGTGTTCGTCCACCGCAACGTGGCGAACCTGGTCAACAACGTCGACCTGAACGTGATGGCGGTCATCAACTACGCCGTCCGCTACCTGTCGGTGAAGCACATCATCGTGTGCGGCCACTACGGCTGCCAGGGAGTGCGCGCCGCCATGCAGCCGCGCGACCTGGGCATCCTCAACCCCTGGCTCCGCAACGTGCGCGACGTCTACCGTCTGCACAAGGCGGAGCTGGACGCGCTGGCGGATCAGGAAGCGCGCTACGCGCGGCTCGTCGAGCTGAACGTCACCGAGCAGTGCATCAGCATCATCAAGACCGCCGCGGTGCAGCGCTCCTACGTGAACGGCGGGTTCCCCACGGTGCACGGCTGGGTCTTCGACATGCGCACCGGGCACCTGAAG
It encodes the following:
- a CDS encoding carbonic anhydrase, with product MPSYEQLFENNRRWAAEKTKGDPQYFERLSAEHNPDYLYIGCSDSRVPANEIMGVEPGEVFVHRNVANLVNNVDLNVMAVINYAVRYLSVKHIIVCGHYGCQGVRAAMQPRDLGILNPWLRNVRDVYRLHKAELDALADQEARYARLVELNVTEQCISIIKTAAVQRSYVNGGFPTVHGWVFDMRTGHLKDLQLDFPQLLRGVQEVYNLTDKDTIF